The nucleotide sequence TCGCCGGGTGCGCTTGGTCCGACGGGTTGGGGCTGATCCCACAAACTCAAACTGCTTCTGCCTTTCCCCGTGGTTGGGGAACTGCAGCTGGCCCTGATAGAGGCGTTTGATGAAGTGAGCCTCCCGCTGGTTCTGCCGGCTGCGGGAGGCCTGCCTGGGCCGGCCCTGGCGGGTGAAAGCCATGAACCAGCCCTCATGGCGAGCGTTCTGGAAGGCTGTGTAGTTATTCTCCAGCACAATCTCGGTAAACACGCAGTCTTTGCTCTTCCCGCTGGGCTGAGGTGGGGAGGAAAAGACGGGTTCTGGGGCGGGGGTCGCAAGGAGCCCCCGGTGTCTCTATGGGGACGCCATGGGGGCAGCCTTTTGGAAACAGCATTGGGCACCCTCGAGATTCTTCCCACAGCCTTTCCGGAGGGTGCTGAGGCTCAGAAATGGAAGGGAGTGGAGCGGAGGGGAGCTATGGGCCACTGACCtctaaaggggagagagagactggCTGGTGGGGGACCAGAGGATCCCTTCTGACGCTTTAAGTTCCTTCTCTACATTCTTACTACACTGGGTCAATGGCAGTTGTCCTCCTGGCCGTGGCCAGCTTTTGGACAATAGTGGCCTGGTGCCTTGGACCCCACATTGGGAAGGATGCAGGGAAAGACACTTTTCAAAAtatggttaaaaaaatgaatgtaccTATTTTCAATGCCCCCCAAAAACTGCATATAAGCTAGCCTTTACCTATTCtaaatgtatattacatatagtatatataactatattctGTATAAATATCCTCTACATGTGGTCATTCTATAATTATTTTCGATAGGAAGGAACAGAAGGGACATAATTTCCAACTCTTGCCTAGCtgatatatacaaatattctcttataaCCCTTTTTTGCCCTATGTCCCCACCTCCCAGAGACTGGGGCCTTGCACAATAAACACAATGTATTAACTTTAGGGGAGATAACCTATAAAACCAtggttcatttttttctctttgcaactATTCTTAGCTGGGTGGGTGAGAAAAAGTTTTTTATTGAGACCTGGGGAAAGGGTGGAATGGCTCCATTTAAGGGTCCAAAGGAGGAAGCAGGGGGTGGAGAAAGAGATGGGTAACAGGTGTGCCAAGATCCCTCCTTCTTACTCTTCCAGGGCCATGTCTACACCATAGTGTGctgctccccccacccacccagagAGCAGCAGAGGGAGGAGGGATGCCCCAGAGGTCCCCCTCCCACCTTGCCCATCCCACCCCCCACATACACTCGTGTCACCAAGCTCGGGTCCCACTCCCTTTTCCCTCACCTTCCCAAAGCCTCACCTTCCCAATGAGCTTTCCCCTCTTGCTCATGCAGATGTATTTCTCACTCTCAGCCCCCTTGATGCGAACCCGGCTGCCAAATGTATCTGTCTCCACTATGAGCTTGGCTGTTGGGGAGGTTGGGTTTAGGATAGAGGtgcagagaagaagggagggagagagagagaaatccgTCCATCGGGGCTGCCGGCCTGGGCCCTCCATCCCTCTCGGTGCAGTGGGCAGGGAAGTGGGAAGCAACTGCTTTCAGGGCAGGGATTTGGGTCTTTTGGTTTTCCATCCCTCCGATCCGTCCCTTCTCAGGGTGAGCCCTGGAGCCCTTCCTGCTCACCCTCTCCAGAGGTCATCGTTACCCAGGTGGCACTTTGGGTCTCCCTGGTCAAGATCAAGGAGGCAGGGGTAGGGCTGGGGGAAATGGATGGGGTCTCACCAAACTTGTTGCCGTCCTCAGCGGTGGCGGAGATGCGGCGCCCAGTGACCTGAACGTGCTTGCCGCTGGTCCGGCTGTAGAGCTGGTACTCTCGGATCTGCCGCCGGCTCAGCTGGTCAGTCATGGCGCCCTGGTCCCTCACATACTGGTTAAAATTAGGAGACGGGTGATTCTCCCCCTTTGCAATTACCAAGGGAAAAATAGTGTCAATTTGCTTTGGGCAACACCACTCCCGGCCCACCCCAAGGAAGAAGGGTAAGGGGGTGAGGTTGGTCTTGGTAAAGGGGAGAGCAGGAAGTATGAGCAATAGGTAAGCATGCTCTCACAAGCCTGAGAAAGGAAGGGATAGAAGCTTCCGTGGCCCAGACGTTCAGTGGCTGAACAAGGACACCATCCCCTGGCCTGTatgcttctctctcctccctcctccattcccTCTAGGACTGGAGAGGAAAAATCTAAGcccttctctttgttttttcttagaggatgaggaaacttgggcctAGAGAAGCTACCGGATCtgcttaaagtcacacagctagttagcatTAGAGCCGGGACTAGAGCTCAGGCCTCCCATCTCCCACTTTCCAGGCCTGGGCAACAGGTTCAAAGGGAATATCTATGGTTCCCAGGTCTGTGCTCCTGGAGAGCTCCTGGCAAGCCAGGCGGAGGGAGGGAGATGTAGAGAGGGAAAAcacatgaaagagagagagaaaatgtgtcATTCAGATATGGAAATAGAGGTAGGTTTGAGAACTTGGCTCAGAAGTCTTAGCCCTGTTTACCAGGAAGATGAaactcctcctctccctcctctctcgcATAACATACATTAATAGAAATTAAGCCTGTTATGTGCTTTGAAATCCTTGGCAAGAGGCAGGGAAAACCCACAGAGGGATTCCTGGTGGGCTTTGTTGGGGTCTTTCAATCTCCTAACCAAGCCACTGGGATATTTTAAGTCAGAGCATCTAAACCGTGGGCTCTCAAAGGGTCTGGAaaatgaacttggatgggaaaaacaATTCCATCTTGATTTTCAGACTGACTGTCCTTCGAGCATTTCCCTCAGTGATTTGAAAGTACTCTTTTGAGGAGAGCACAGCTTCAGCAGACAGCCACAGGAGTACACgtcacaaaaaaaggttaagaacctctattTTAAACAATCGTCAGTAGGAGAGGCACCTAAGCTTTCCTGCCTCCCTGCCTTTCCCCTTCACCTGCCTgccccctcttttctccctccatctttcACAGCCTTTGGGCTCCAGCTGTCCAGAAGAATCAGGCAGTGAGGGAGCCTtagaaatggagtcaggaaaattccttcgtgagttcaaatctggcctcggacacttagtagctgggtgatcctgggcaagtcgtttaaccctgtttacctcagtttcctcatctgtaaatgagctggagaaggaaatggcaaactactccaatgtctttgccaagaaaaccccaaacgagtTCAcaaagttggacaggactgaacaacaaaaatagaagatGATGGGCTTCTAGAGGGCTAACCCAGGAATCCAGATGATCCATCTGACTTTGGCTTATTGCACTCTGGTCTCCATCCACTTTTAGACTTGGCAAAGGtcctatcactgccctagagttTAGGGTCTGGATGCCCCATTGGACTGGAAGTGAGGAGCAGCAGCAGCCAAAAAGCATTGCCTGCTCTAGCTGCTGTTGCTGAGTCTTGCCTGTGCAGACACTGAGACCACAATGCTACCACTGCCAGGCCCTCCCTCACACCTGGGGGATGGCCAGCTTTTTCTGGACAGCTGGGACCCAGGGCAGGGACGTGGGGGTATGGAAAATGGAGGCACAAAAGAGGGGGCAGGCAGGCTTAGGTTCAGTTCCTATTTGGGACTTATACGATCCAAGGCAAGTACCTTCTCTACTTTGGgcctctatttccatttttatttttatttttaacccctactttcttagtaacaattctaaggccaaaggcaagggctaggcaaacagggtaaaatgacttgcctaggatcacacttcgaggaagtatctaaggccacatttgaacccaggtcctcttgacttcaggcctaatgctctatccactgagctattcagctgccTCTTATCCATTTACTTATTTGGAAatgatgtttatatatatatgtatatatgatacttgtcttcttttctcttccctgagGGGTTCTATAAGCCATCTTCCATTGTGTTCCTGTCTGCTGGTTCTTGTTTTAAAGGcctgtgtgtggatgtgtgtggATGTttgtacacacaaatatatattatatagataaagatataaaaattccCAAGTTTcctaaatatgtgtatatatgtgtgtgtatatgtatgcgtATGTATGTGAAGGCAaggtctttttttctccttcccagggCCCACAAACACGACTGTTTCCCAAATTCCATctgccctcctcccccccccccccagatttgGATTCTGGTGAGTCTGGCTCTGCCGTGCTCCCACATTCTCTCTGCTCAGATTCCTGACACTCCCTAATAGCTAGAGGCAGTACTGTAAGGGTGGATAAAGAATTGGTCTTGGAGGTGGGTTCAAGGTCCCCCTCTAATACATGTGACTTTGTGACTCCTGGCAAGTGACCACTCCAGGCTGTTCTCTAAGTTACCCAGAAGTGCTTCCTCGTACTGGGAAAAGAGATttcttacccagaattccctctagCAGTAAAGTCACAGGTCTGGCTCCTATGCCATCCCTTAATGTGACCCTCATCCCAGTCATCTATCGCTGCAAGACGAGGTGTCTCCTGGAAATCCCCTTTCATCTTCTGGGTGATGGAAGAGGGATTTCTATTTGGGAAGCTGTCAAGGGGAGGCTGAGGAATCCTGCCATTTCCTGAGGCtcaggtctcccttttcttctccctctgtttgcTTCTGCCCTGAACTGGTCCCTAACTCCAGTTACTTCTTAATTCCAACCTTGTCAATCCCAACTCCTCATATCCATCCGGCTCGGCCAAGTCAGCCAGGTAAATGACCAGGAGGCCAGGGCAACAAGGGGACTCAATAGGGCTCTTCTGTGAGAACTGAGACCCTGGCTTGGGTCTGGCCCCTTCTCCCTGACCCCCTCAAGTCTCCTGGCTCAGGTTCAGGTCCCTCCGCCCTTCTTGGCAGGCAGCCTTATTCTCCCTGTCTGTTCCAGGTCAGAAGCAGAAGGAGGGGCCGCTGGCCCCCccatctctccccttttcctatCCCCCCAGCCCTGCACAAAGGCAGCCCCACGCCCCCACGGCCCACAGCCCACAAGCCGCTCTCCCCGTGGGACCTTGCCCAGCTCTTTAATGTCCCCGCTGTGGGGGGAACCTCCCCTTCTACCCGCCTCAGACAGCTGCTTGTCAGGCAGCCCCTCAAGCATGGCTATAGTCCGGCCTGCTTACCTCCCCCCACAGGGGGAGCGGGGGCACTtcaagggggaaaaggagggctTTGCCACCTTCCCTTCCAACTGAATGGGGCCTCAGGCCGGGCAATAAACGCCCAGTCCCTCCACACCATTGTGCTAATTCCCCTTCCAGAACAGGTTGGGTCCCACCCCCAGCCCCCCCTACAGTCAGGCCGAGGCTTTCTTCTCACTCTCCTTGGATGTGTGAAGCAAAAGGCCTGGAATGGGGTTGGAgcaaaagggggaaggaaaaaaagggggggttgtctctctctcccacccccccacTGCTTCAAAGGCagcccctttccctctcccagagaAAAGGCATTTACCTTCAAAAAAAGTCCCAAGTGGATGTGAAGAGAAGCCCCCAGCCTCAGCCTTGGGAACGCGAGGCAGGAGAGCTCTCCGGCACGGTTCTGGACCAGTGCATTTTAATAGTTGCACTTTTATGGAGGATCACAAAAAAAGGACCAAGCTTCCAGAAGGGGCtgaagcttgggggggggggcacgcAGGAGAGGCAGGAGGAGACCTAGAGTCAGGGTAGAGGTGGTGGAGGTGGTGATGGAAGTGACAGAGGAAGGATGTGTATAAAACCAATTCCGAATGCAATCCCAAACAACTGCTCTGggcttgacccctattgccctaTCTGCTTGGGAGTCCCTTCAACCTGTCCTGGGCATTTCATGGGTGCCCCACTCCTGGATGTACAGGAAGATGTTCCAAAGGTGGTGAGAGGGTGAGAGCCCTGGGCCCGCCTTCTTCACATACATTGGGAGGGGGGCTTCCACAAAATTGGTTTCAAAATGAAATCAATCCCCTTGGATAGCTATCGGAGAGGGGGCATCTTGCCATATTCCTGTCCCCCCTCCCCACGGCTTTCGCCTTCCTGTATTGGATTCCCCTTAAGACGGTGGGGGcatcaaataaagaaatgagatgaaaagCGGACAACACCTGAGGTAGGTGGGGTCAGACACAGGTAGAAAAGACACAGAGAGGGGCTAGTGGAAACTCAAGGGGCCCgatcttttttttcagtcttcaccCTCCCTGTTCACTCTATCATACTGCATAATACAGTATCAAACCATACACCGTCGCCTCTTGGGTGAGAGACCATAATTCTCTACCATCTTCCCATCCCCCCAACCAGGCAGCCAAATTGggggcaaagaagaaaaaaaaaaagatagtaggGAACTCCAGCCTACCTGGGTTTGGCAGCAACAGAGGATCAGGAGCTGAAAGCATCTGCatggagagagaaaacaaatccAGGGTTTGGTTACTGgcttacacacatacacacagattacatacacacacatacgcaaaaatgcacacacacacacacacacacacacacacacacacacacacacatacatgctcCCATCCAGTCAGTGGGGACAGCCTTGGAGTCCCGGCTAAGATTAAACCTCCATCAAGGCTGGAAATGGTAACAAAACTCAAGTCAGCACACAGACTTACAGAGTGAGGTTTGCCAGGAGACGGGAGGCTCCCATCACTGGAGAGATTTCTTGGAGAGGAAGCCCCCTCGCCCCTAAAAACTCAGTTGTAGATGTGGACAGCCCCTGAGGTAGAATCCCAGAACAACCAAAGATCTTCGAACCACAGGTCCTcaaggggggagaggaggagagggagaaggaggaggaggaaggggaggaggaggaggagaggaggagggagccaCAGGGAGAGCAGAGGTGTGATCTGTCCACCTTCCAGTCTCAGTATGACTGCAAAACTCCAGTCTTGGGGGGGGGCgtaggaagagggaggaggaattgTTGGGggctcctctctttctctctttcccttctatctctctcctttctgctgGGCTATCCAGAGGTTGGAACCAGTAGAGCTTTTCTGGTAAGCAAACTGGTCCCCTTAGTCTCCATCATTCTCGTCCCTCCCACAGACCCAGAATAGGGTCAACTCCTCCTTTGCCCTGAGTCATGTCTCAGTCTCCCTGGCTGGTAAGTTGAGGCTGAGTCAAGGATAGGACAAGCatcttccaactttttttttttctgtgtgtggGGAATCCTCTAAGACCTTTAAAGGAAGAGCCTTTTGGGGGGTGGGTGTGGGGGTGGTCATGGCTCTAAGCCAGTCACTTCCATGGCTTCACTTGACCCcgcctccccttctttctcccacTTCCATTAAGGTCTGCCCACAGGGGAAGGAGGGGTTAACTCTTGCCTAAGTGCAGCAGGTGCTCCTAGTGGGGTCTGGGGGTGGGCTCCTTGATGACTTCTTGGTTTCGTGGCTGGGCCCAGTGCCACTGCCTTGGGACAAAGACTTCTCCAGGACCCCAGGCCAACTAAGAATGGAGTTTCCAAGGGAAAACTGGGTGGCAATGGAAGGGGTGGGTGGGTAGAGGGCTTTGAACCT is from Gracilinanus agilis isolate LMUSP501 chromosome 2, AgileGrace, whole genome shotgun sequence and encodes:
- the FGF17 gene encoding fibroblast growth factor 17 isoform X2 — translated: MGASRLLANLTLCFQLLILCCCQTQYVRDQGAMTDQLSRRQIREYQLYSRTSGKHVQVTGRRISATAEDGNKFAKLIVETDTFGSRVRIKGAESEKYICMSKRGKLIGKPSGKSKDCVFTEIVLENNYTAFQNARHEGWFMAFTRQGRPRQASRSRQNQREAHFIKRLYQGQLQFPNHGERQKQFEFVGSAPTRRTKRTRRPQPIT
- the FGF17 gene encoding fibroblast growth factor 17 isoform X1, with the translated sequence MGASRLLANLTLCFQLLILCCCQTQGENHPSPNFNQYVRDQGAMTDQLSRRQIREYQLYSRTSGKHVQVTGRRISATAEDGNKFAKLIVETDTFGSRVRIKGAESEKYICMSKRGKLIGKPSGKSKDCVFTEIVLENNYTAFQNARHEGWFMAFTRQGRPRQASRSRQNQREAHFIKRLYQGQLQFPNHGERQKQFEFVGSAPTRRTKRTRRPQPIT